The Biomphalaria glabrata chromosome 6, xgBioGlab47.1, whole genome shotgun sequence genomic interval TGTTCATAATTCAACGTTCTAGTGATTGTATATATagtaacatttgttttcaaacttattgattcatgtgtaaATAAACCCATCTCCCCTTTGGTTTGAACTGAACCAGTTAGGTCAGAGTCGGACTTCTGTTGTTGATTGACGTCATCAGGTTTAGCGACATGGATCCGTCACCTCCCGATAACACTGAGAAACTAAATGGAATGGAGACTCGAAAAAAGGAATCAAATCCCAAGTTAGCAGACATAGAAGGTTCAGCAATGACATTATCTGGGGAAGATGTTCTTTTGAACGAGGCCACTCAAAACTTGCTCGAGTTTGCAGTGACCAAAGGACACACAATACACAGTGTGACGCATATGACTCGAACGCAGCTCGCGGACTTTTTGAGGGATTTCTACGGCAAAGTCAAAGTTAAGAACGACGATTTATTCACTTTAAAAGATTTACGTGCGGGTCTTCATAAATTCTTTTTAGACGAGGTCAGCATCGATATTTTGCGTGATCGCACTTTCGAGCTGGCTAACGCAACATTTGATCTGGCATTGCGAGCCAACCCACGCAAGTGCCACAGAATGAGGATTGAGATGGAAGATTTGAAAAAGATTTATCTGAGTGATGCCATGGATACCAACAAACCTGATACGCTGCAGAACAAAGTATTTTTCGACATAAGCCTTTACATATGTAACAAAGGGAAAGATTATTTTCGGAACATGAAAAAGAATGATTTCGACGTATCAACAGACATTCACGGCCGTCGCTACGTTTGGTTGAAAGATACAACAGTGCCTCGTGAAGAGGACTTGCCACCCAAGTTAAAATTGAAACGAGCGTCTGAAGATGAGCACCCAGCCTACCAAGTTGGGGAAAGAATGTACGAGAGACCAGGTAGATCTaaggttttgtatttttttagacCATCAGTCGATCAGATGAGATTTACTTActcagatctagattctagacatcatagactaagacttagactaGAGTCCAGAAGATATCaactttttaaacttaaacttaTTATATTAAGATTGatcttttaatatttatttagagtctaactagtctagatctagagtctacatatttcaaatatttcatatttGATATTATTATCTAGTCTAAAGACAAGATCTAGACTACTGCCTGTACTCACTCTATCATCTCTatctcatctagatctatgactatgttagtatgtagactgtagagtgtataGTCTCAGGCTATTAATCTCACTTTCAGCCTGTAGAGTAGACAGAGTCTAGATGAGACGTCTAGGATCtctttagattctagatttagattaatctagatctctGCCTAGACTAGTCACCTCCTAGATTTGTAAATTTAAGCCTATACCTAGagacctagattctagagatatagatctagatctgtcactgttagatctagtagatctatatattattatcTTTATAGGAATTTTGACAATGACCATAACcatataatcatatatatattttatagcaTTGAATAGATggacattgttttatttatagtttaatttatacagttatagatagatctatatattattactATCACCAGATCAGATCATTAATAATGTTGTTGTAATAGAACACTAGATTTGACTTGTTAAACAtgctagatttaactagatctgtCTTAGTAGAGATGAGTTCAATTCTAATGTTTTCTCCTGTAACTTTCCTTCTTTTTGAAATGCAGAGATATGTAATTAAAGATTTTATCAATACACACATATTTATAAGACTTGTCAAATATAAATTATCATTTAACcatcatttattaaaattattctttCTACATTTaactattaaaataaatctttgacaAATATAGTCCATATAAACTAGTGTCTagtctctattaaaaaaacaacacttaaaaCTTATAAATGATACAAATTATacctaaaatataaatgtaaacgTACATTATAGTAATGTTATCTCTAGACTATTAATAGTAGTAGTAGACTACTTTCAACATCATGGTTGCTTGAATCTTTACCCTTGATTCTGCTTGTAGATTATTGTAGTATTCAAATAAAGTAGCTTTTAGTTTGAAGCATTTAAAGTCTATTTTTAGTTATGTTAATCAGCAAAGATTGTACATTCTGCCAATAATTTTAGTTTAATTGATTTGTAGGTGACCCCAGATGCCCTTTATCCTCATTCTTGAAATATGTTACTCACCTACACCCAATGACTGATGCATTTTGGCAGAGACCCAAGCGAAATGTTTCTCAGAATGATTATGTGTGGTATGACCATGCTCCATTGGGCAGCAGCACACTGACCAAGATAATGCAAAGAATATCCTTGCAAGCAGGTAgttaaagcattaaaaaaatattttttttcctaaagctaatttaatattaaataaaagtgatatatatatattttaataatattgtcTGATGGAGTAAATAGGAATTAAAAAATGTCTGCATGGTCGTGCAgtatgtgcgctggactgttgttcccTGTCTTGACGGTCCACGGCTCATAATccgcccgctgccatccccgtatgtcctgcgggagatttggactagaaagtaatttatcttcaactctgaatgaacaatctgaattatgtaaaacaaaatagattGGTAAATTTATCTGACACATTAACGAAATGATTAAACGAGTAACTTGTTTTCTCACTCAAACATGATTCAGGTTTGACCAGAGACTCAGTAGGCAATGAGACTGGCactaacttatcttatcttatataatacagacgttacttcaaaaaaaaaagaagatgattaagtcctacgcgtcatgcatatcaaccaatgacctaaactccgccaagtcactagtttacctggctagctcaggcaactcattctatgcgctaatagcgctagggaagaaagagcttttgtaaaaatttgtcctagcatatggaacaagcaatgtgtctttatctttgtgtctttctgagtattttattaaattttgtttttgtatttgaagattatggttcagtgttttatgtataattgctactttacttttaagtttaagtcttctatcctgaaggctttctaaatttaatgatttttctaaagatgttactctagtccaatgtgaatattcgtttgttatgaatcttactgctctattctcactgttccagtttcttaatgttttcttgagttgaggggtcccaaacagaggatgcatatatattctattattggcctaaccaaggttaaataacattttagttatatgttcttatttgatttatagaaatttcttttaataaaccctaatgctttgtttgattttttgatagtttcatcaatatggggattccatgacagtttttcatttattataacacctaggtattttgcatttttagtctgtgttactggtttaccatgaataagataagtggaatcaatttgttttagtttttttgttactcttaacaactgacatttttcttggtggaaagacatgctccaaattgattcccatttctgtaattcatctaattctctttgtaaaatatctgtgacTTGTGTTGtaattattgttctatatattatgcaatcgtctgcaaataatctgacttttgttcctgaactaatgcaatttggtaaatcatttatgtaaattaaaaatagtagtagaCCTTAGACTGTTCCTTGTGGTatacctgagtttactgttattggtgttgatttaaagccatttgttattacagtttgttctctccctatcagaaaatctttaatccactgatgctatggaccattaatgccgaaatattttagtttttttactgAACAATGTGCAGTCATGGagacattttacattttaaatggtCAACAATACAGCAATTTGGAAACTACTAGTTGTATGTTCTCTGATTTCTGTGTCACTTTTTTATAGCAAATTGTAAAAATATCTTAGCCTACACATAGGAAACCTAATATTCCTTGTTCAAgcaatgtctgtaatttataagatcaTTCTGTAATTTTTCATACATGAATTTAATGAAAGGTAGTCTATAAACTTCATAAGTGTTTTCATACATGAATTTAATGTACACaagtcataattttttttttaacaaatgtgaTAAGTAAAATTATCACCCcattcattacttttttttcttttagaagtaAAATGATAATTTGCTGATTAATTAATGCCAGTATTATGTTTCACAATTTCATGATGTATTTCCCCAGGTTTAAGTGACAATTATACCAACTACTCTATCCGCTCAGCATGCATTCCATTGGTCGAAGCTGTTTGTGAAGCTGCCATGCAGTCAGAAAATGGAGCTCAGAAACCTACTTCTGTAGACACTAACAAAACACAAGGTAAAATTGAGATTTAACATCTCAAACTCAAGATGTCTAGTTAATAGGCTCAGTAAAATCatagaaaaattaatttaaaaaaaaaaatttgtttattgtAAACTTAGTCAACACCATACATAACCCTAAACCATTGTGTGAGCCAGAGGTACCTCTTTAGACATTTTTCATCCCTTTCAGTTACTTGCCTTgactctctcttgctctcttaAAATATAGGCAGCTCAAGTCCTTGCTTTTATAAAGTAgtcaatttattttgttttaaaatgcaacatatttgttaaaatatgttttcatttgttaaaatatgttttcatttgttaaaatatgttttcatttgttaaaatatgttttcatttgttaaaaTATGTTTCCTTCCCAATAGAAATTGTTTGGTACTAGACATGTTGGTTTATGTTTTCTATGGAGCTTATTAAATCCTTAACCTTGCAGCTGGCATGATGTCCCACTCCACTTCTGAAGATCTGTCCAGTGATGATGGTATGTCTCATACATCTGAAGTTCAGAACAACAAAGATCAGGACCATAGGGAGAGAGCTCCAGGACTGTCTAGCTCAGTAGGCTCTGGAAGCATGGACACTGATGATGGAGACTTGTTAAGTAAGGGTTGACTTTGAGGGATTTATTGAGTGTTGACTAGAGACTTGTTGAGTAAGGGTTGACTTTGAGAGATTTATTGTGTGTTTACTAGAGTAATTGTTGACTTTGAGAGATCTATTGTGTGTTGACTAGAGATTTGTTGAGTAAGTGTTGACTTTGAGAAATTTATTGAGTGTTGACTAGAGTAAGTGTTGACTTTGAGAGATTTATTGTGTGTTGGCTAGAGGTTTGTTGAGTAAATTGACTTTGAGAGATTTATTGTGTGTTGATTCGAGATTTGTTGAGTAAGTGTTGACTTCAGAGATTTATTGTGTGTTGACTACAGATTTGTTGAGGAACTGTTGACTTGTGTGaagattt includes:
- the LOC106052650 gene encoding uncharacterized protein LOC106052650 — translated: MDPSPPDNTEKLNGMETRKKESNPKLADIEGSAMTLSGEDVLLNEATQNLLEFAVTKGHTIHSVTHMTRTQLADFLRDFYGKVKVKNDDLFTLKDLRAGLHKFFLDEVSIDILRDRTFELANATFDLALRANPRKCHRMRIEMEDLKKIYLSDAMDTNKPDTLQNKVFFDISLYICNKGKDYFRNMKKNDFDVSTDIHGRRYVWLKDTTVPREEDLPPKLKLKRASEDEHPAYQVGERMYERPGDPRCPLSSFLKYVTHLHPMTDAFWQRPKRNVSQNDYVWYDHAPLGSSTLTKIMQRISLQAGLSDNYTNYSIRSACIPLVEAVCEAAMQSENGAQKPTSVDTNKTQAGMMSHSTSEDLSSDDGMSHTSEVQNNKDQDHRERAPGLSSSVGSGSMDTDDGDLLSLMQAKTQVLDLIRGLMVKDIQKFVDWLKTVRVQYSAGELIVLCSPVDKSNVEPIPDDIMVDRNGIQSRTSTPDPTFKKASSLDLSEKRQLLKKENSLNGDHHLDKYEMPELTGTTIKQVEFIHVAGVYCSTEDHGSLKISIPTPDTLLVTGIPENLQLMLHKKRGPIYNLEPLPERVFCSENEMDVAEVVATLGTKRQKPKPRVNNTSNCSAVTTFGNNYQAESQNKHQLTVLQSQPHPVMVTIPAAHTPLVSSHTAREHFKDHRNKSLGCLDTHPTLPEGVMLKRVSSTGTPVLKRQAHVLDSSMYPENLTVKRETEDIQATNLSMKPFKKTESQEAKRARADRLADSLRYHQEILQNSPLIKRPGERNFSGFRHCYANTVNNTVKAEPLDTSYS